Proteins encoded together in one uncultured Desulfosarcina sp. window:
- a CDS encoding SurA N-terminal domain-containing protein: MLNVMRKHAGSWMIKVILFAIVIVFVFWGVGSFRSRQASKVATVNDEIIAVSEFRRAYNNLIEQYRQRFGENLNDGMLEMLKVKDQALNQLIDRALVLQEAKKLELRVTDAEVAESIMNAPVFQTNGSFDNRRYLRLLAQVHLTPEEFEADQKNALLAEKLTRVVAGAAKVSDGEARLWYDWQNASANIDTVLFEPGRYTDITPSEQEIADYFDEQKENYKTEPMVKARYVLFDPDAFKGEVAVAEDEIADYYDSNIDEFKTEKTVEASHILIKLAPDADEEADAAARSKAADIAKMAREGKDFAELAKTYSEGPTKDKGGYLGKFQKSQMVKPFADKAFSMASGEISDPVKTQFGWHVIKVESVEDATTRTLEESKDRIIATLKQRKARNLAYDRAEQFYETCYEKEDLIHNAETFNLAVLEAGSFTRKGPEALGSAKSQFAQAAFDLGKDGISDIQDIGGRYYIIQTTEVIKAAIPELDAVKARVRKDLIRKMQAEKAYAEAKAMAADLASGKTFEESASLHGVTIKHTGLFKRNTSIPDIGSDPQVTQAAFQLASSGDISKEPIKGGAGYYLLRLVEKKAPAADGFESEKESIKAMLLQQKQRNAMQDWIDARKASSDIKIEKSYLE; encoded by the coding sequence ATGCTCAACGTGATGCGCAAACATGCCGGCAGTTGGATGATCAAAGTAATTCTTTTCGCGATCGTCATCGTGTTCGTTTTTTGGGGCGTTGGCAGCTTCCGTTCCAGGCAAGCGTCTAAAGTAGCCACCGTCAATGACGAGATTATCGCTGTCAGCGAATTTCGACGCGCGTACAACAACCTGATCGAACAGTATCGCCAGCGCTTCGGCGAAAATCTGAACGACGGCATGCTTGAAATGCTCAAGGTCAAGGATCAGGCATTGAACCAGTTGATCGACCGCGCCCTCGTGCTCCAGGAAGCCAAGAAACTGGAACTGCGGGTCACCGATGCCGAGGTGGCGGAATCGATCATGAATGCTCCCGTCTTCCAGACCAACGGATCATTCGACAACCGACGCTACCTCAGACTTCTCGCCCAGGTCCACCTCACCCCGGAAGAGTTTGAAGCGGATCAGAAAAACGCACTGCTGGCCGAAAAACTGACCCGGGTCGTCGCCGGTGCCGCCAAGGTTTCCGACGGCGAGGCGCGCCTCTGGTACGACTGGCAGAATGCTTCCGCGAACATCGACACCGTTTTGTTCGAACCGGGCCGCTACACGGATATCACCCCCTCGGAGCAAGAAATCGCCGACTATTTCGACGAGCAGAAAGAAAACTACAAGACCGAGCCAATGGTCAAAGCCAGGTACGTGCTGTTCGACCCGGATGCGTTCAAGGGAGAGGTGGCTGTTGCCGAAGACGAGATTGCGGACTACTACGATTCCAATATCGACGAATTCAAGACCGAGAAAACCGTCGAAGCCAGCCATATTCTGATAAAGCTGGCCCCGGATGCAGACGAAGAGGCGGATGCTGCCGCCCGTTCCAAGGCAGCGGACATTGCCAAAATGGCCAGGGAAGGAAAGGATTTTGCCGAACTGGCCAAAACCTACTCGGAAGGCCCCACCAAAGACAAGGGCGGCTATCTGGGCAAATTCCAGAAATCTCAGATGGTGAAACCTTTTGCCGACAAGGCTTTTTCGATGGCCTCCGGAGAAATCAGCGATCCGGTGAAAACCCAATTCGGATGGCATGTCATCAAAGTGGAATCCGTGGAGGACGCGACCACACGGACGCTGGAGGAAAGCAAGGACCGCATTATCGCCACCTTGAAGCAAAGAAAAGCGCGCAACTTGGCCTACGACAGAGCCGAGCAGTTTTACGAAACCTGTTATGAAAAAGAAGACCTGATCCACAACGCCGAGACATTTAACCTGGCCGTATTGGAAGCCGGTTCGTTTACCCGGAAAGGACCGGAGGCTCTGGGCAGCGCCAAAAGCCAATTCGCTCAGGCCGCCTTCGATTTGGGAAAGGACGGAATCAGCGACATCCAGGATATCGGCGGGCGCTACTACATTATCCAGACCACAGAAGTCATCAAAGCGGCCATCCCCGAACTGGATGCGGTCAAAGCCAGGGTCCGGAAAGATCTGATCCGTAAAATGCAGGCCGAAAAGGCGTATGCGGAGGCCAAGGCCATGGCGGCGGATCTTGCCTCTGGAAAAACGTTCGAAGAAAGCGCCAGCTTGCACGGCGTGACAATAAAGCACACCGGTCTGTTCAAACGCAATACCTCCATCCCCGACATCGGTTCGGACCCGCAAGTAACTCAGGCGGCGTTCCAACTGGCTTCATCCGGCGACATCAGCAAGGAACCGATAAAAGGAGGGGCAGGATATTATCTGCTTCGGTTAGTGGAAAAGAAGGCACCGGCGGCCGACGGCTTTGAAAGCGAAAAGGAAAGCATCAAGGCAATGCTTCTTCAGCAGAAGCAAAGAAACGCAATGCAGGACTGGATTGATGCACGCAAAGCCAGCAGTGACATTAAAATCGAAAAATCATACCTGGAATAA